The following is a genomic window from Daphnia magna isolate NIES linkage group LG4, ASM2063170v1.1, whole genome shotgun sequence.
CCACTGCTTGTAATAGTGTACCATTCTTTGGGTACACCAAGAGTTTTCGATGAAACAAGTTGGCTAGTTTTCTATGCCGACGAAACAACTAAAAATGGATGGTGCGTAACACAtttagattttaatttttttttgctgcttttAAGACACTTTATCTGGAAAGCTTGGTCTAACTTAGAGCAGTTCAATTCTAGAATTCGGTGGAAACAACGGCTCGAATTCACAGCGCAAAAATCTAACAGCTTGAGGAAGCTTCTACACTTAGAAGAGATAGGTATGTTACAACTAAATAACCTTATGTTTCTCTGTTATTAAATGTTTAAAGATTGTTACTGTGTAGGCTATATGTAAAAATAACGAGTAACATGATGGCTGTGACATTGTTTAAAGTTTTGGCTGTTTCTGCAATGGCTTCTGTTCGACTTGGATTCGTTTCGTTATTCCCAGCAAAATATACGTCTAAGAACACTACGGAAATCGACGTTCAGGTAAGTGTTGTTTGAAAAGTATTTGGCGTCTATATATAACCGTGTGACGAACTGGTTATAAACTTTATTGCCTGTCTGGCCCTTATAGGACGATTTTGAAACTGGGAAACCGTTTACTGAAGAGGAATTTGAGTCATCAAGTGTAGGAAAGGAGGGTAAagttaagaaaagatattaATTAATTCCAGACTTGTAATCGAAATCTTTGTTTTAAGACTGTGAGCTAAACGAAGTTAGCGTACGGGATGGACAGCACGTTCAATGTGGCAATGATATTACGCTAATGGGTCGTAAAAATCTTCTTCTTACCTCGTCGCATCGTTGGCCAAACGCCCAGATTCCTTACGTTATATCAGCATCTTATAGTGAGTACTTGTCTTGCAATTGTTACTATAAATTATTTCAAAGTTTGATTTAAATTAGCACCCAGACAGCGAGAAATTATCGCTTCAGCTATAAAAGCCTACCACACGCACACCTGCATCCGTTTTGTTGCCCGAACTACTGAGAGAAACTACGTCAGGATCTCGAAGACTGGCCAGGGGTACTTaacttttaaagaaaaatttttttctaaacatGTCTAAACAAGAGTTCTTAATCAAGGTGCTGGGGTGATGTGGGAATGATTGGCGGTAGGCAAAAAGTGAGCTTGGACGATCATTGCGTTTTGTATTCTAGACCTGGACTTGTCATGCATGAATTGATGCATGTACTTGGGTTCTATCACGAACATCAACGTCCAGATCGGGACAAATATGTATCAATCAATTTCGATAACATTG
Proteins encoded in this region:
- the LOC116920005 gene encoding hatching enzyme 1.2 isoform X1, producing the protein MMAVTLFKVLAVSAMASVRLGFVSLFPAKYTSKNTTEIDVQDDFETGKPFTEEEFESSSVGKEDCELNEVSVRDGQHVQCGNDITLMGRKNLLLTSSHRWPNAQIPYVISASYTPRQREIIASAIKAYHTHTCIRFVARTTERNYVRISKTGQGCWGDVGMIGGRQKVSLDDHCVLYSRPGLVMHELMHVLGFYHEHQRPDRDKYVSINFDNIELKNRDYFKKVKMWELKTARFSYDYGSLMHYPSDAFAKDPTIPVIQPLHGKPVLGQRKTLSALDVKKLNRFYCKASGLYGFTGGKPIRRWGFRRPV
- the LOC116920005 gene encoding zinc metalloproteinase nas-8 isoform X2 encodes the protein MMAVTLFKVLAVSAMASVRLGFVSLFPAKYTSKNTTEIDVQDDFETGKPFTEEEFESSSVGKEDCELNEVSVRDGQHVQCGNDITLMGRKNLLLTSSHRWPNAQIPYVISASYTPRQREIIASAIKAYHTHTCIRFVARTTERNYVRISKTGQGCWGDVGMIGGRQKVSLDDHCVLYSRPGLVMHELMHVLGFYHEHQRPDRDKYVSINFDNIELKNRDYFKKVKMWELKTARFSYDYGSLMHYPSDAFAKDPTIPVIQPLHGKPVLGQRKTLSAGFS